The genomic stretch gtactcggtagaagtagtattactacagtgtggaagaagtactcggTCGAAGTAGTATCACTACGGAGTGGAAGAAGTACCTCGGTAGAAGTAGTATCACTACGgtgtggaagaagtactcggTAGAAGTAGTATCACTACGgtgtggaagaagtactcggTAGAAGTAGTATCACTACGgtgtggaagaagtactcggTAGAAGTAGTATCACTACGgtgtggaagaagtactcggtagaagtagtattactacagagtggaagaagtactcggTAGAAgtagacaaacaaacaagaatatATAggattgttgtttttacacaaatAAGAGAAACGGTTTCCCAAAAAGAACTTCCAATTATCTGAAGATACTCAGTTATTTTGAAGAAAACAGCACATTTAttattacaaattattattattatcaggtgCTTATCACTAAAtgactcatatatatatatcagaatgAGTTCAAATGAGACAGCTGTCTGTCAGGCTGTTATTCTGGATatgaccaccaggtggcagcaACGTCAAGGTCTTGAtctgttgatatatatatatatatatatatatcttcttcctctcattAACAGCACATCAATGAGGCTTCATcaccatgaaaacacacacacacacacacgtggcttttgttttttatttaataaactaCATTTTTGCAAcgtgcttttaaaaatgtaacatctTCACGAGGAACCAAAATACTAGTTATTTATtgtagatgaataaataaaaagggaaggGGGTAATATTAATTTACAAATTCACAAGAACAAATTCTCTGAGGTCTTAAAGTCATTAATTAAAACCTCTTCGAGAATATAATTTCATAGATGtgcgagaaaaaaaagtagaatttcggagattaaaaaaaacaaaaactacacTAATTAATTACGAAAAACTCTATTactcctattattattattattagtcataaATATCTGAAGAAATTGAGATTAAAGTTGTACATTTACAAGAATAAAACTCAAATATCAAGTGAAacatttgcaacaaaaaaaacccattattttaaataaatatataaagtctcatatataacttttattttaatttttttttttttaagacatttgcacaaaaaaatgaaagaaatcttaaaaaatgtgcaaaaaataactgaaattaCCTGGAATTtacaagaataaataaataacccatTGGCTCCACATCAAATTGAACCCCTTTAATCTCAGGTAACGTCTCGGCTTGTCTCTGTACCTGAATATTACCCCCTCCCTAGAACACGTCGTACCTCATGTTCTCTGAACGTTTACACTCCGATGACTACAAGAACAacctttgtttccctttttaatgCGACGGTGCTACCGGTTGGCCCGGTGCTGCCCGTGAGTCACCGGTGCTACCGGTTGGCCCGGTGCACGCTGACTTTGTTGCGGGTGTTGTCGCTGCAGCGCTCCTGGATGAGCTCCGGACTCGGCCGCGGAGGGATGACCGGGGCCTCCTTCCTCGGCTCGCTCTCCGAACTGGAGTCGGATGTCTCGGGAACGTTGTCTGTCGGTAAGAAGATATAACAGCGttgttaggtgtgtgtgtgtgtgtgtgtgtgtgtgtgtgtgtgtgtgtgtgtgtgtgtgtgtgtgtgcgtgcgtgcatgtgtcacttcctcccatttttttttgttgacctATTCTCATCCTCACACATGCCCCTGAACTCAAACGATTCACCCTGATTTTAGAGCTGCATCATAACAGCGGTTCTAAGTGATCGTCCAATAGAACCTTTCCTCACCCTggttcttcctctccctcagcGGCGCCTCGGCGGCCTCCTTGGTGCTCCCGGCGCCGCGCTGCTGGAGGTAGCGCCGGCTGTTCCTGCGGTAGCTGTCCTGGCTGAGCCGCTGGCGCGCCCGGCTGTGGATGCTCTTGGCGTTTCTGATGGTGGACCTGAGGCGAGGAGAGAGGTGTGGAACATCGACAGGTATCCGCTTATTGCGATGGAGTGTCAGGTCGTCGTGGAAACAGATGAACTCTGTCAACACAAAGTGGCCAAAGAGGAACTCTGTGCACACGTCTGTGGCTTTTCATTTAAAACTGCTCAACTTTAAAAGGAAGTGCATTATTTTTAAACTAGACGTTCATCTTTACTTTTGGTTAATTTTTAAAGTGCTGATGTGCAGcagcttcattttttttcttcttttttttttcattaattggTAATTGTGACTTTTCAAGTATGTTTTAAAAGAATTTTACACCCAATATTTTTAACGTTTAACGTGATTTCTTTGTGTGCGCCGTACCTGCGCGGCGGCGGTCTGCGTCCCTGCAGGGTGGTCCGCTCCGCTTCGTGGACCTCCTGCCGGCCGGCCCGGTGCAGGAACATGGAGGGGAAGTGACCGGTCTGCTCTCCTTTCctggagtggggggggggcgcacaGATTCGTTGTTAGTTGTTAGTAGATTTAAACGTGACATTTAGAAGTGTTAATATGTGTCTCCATCTCCATGGAGACACATATTAACACTTAGGAAtgctatatttatattatatttagaaCTGAAGCTGTTATCTTTAACACTGTCAGttactttgtgttgttgtgtgaacaaaaaaaaaactggaaaaaaatacaaaataaaattaacaAAAATTAATTATGTCAATTTTATACTGAAGGatcctttttatttgttggcGTGCTAACAGGCTAACGTTAAAACACGCAGATTATTACACAACACATTCATAATAAGATGTTCAAATGCATATCACTTTATTCATCCCTGCTACATCGGTCGTGTGCAGCAGCGTGAATATTAGGCCGTAGATATCtaaatgtacaatgtgtgtgtgtgtgtgtgtgtgtgtgcgtgtgtgtgtcgtaccTGACGACCCACCAGCCGTCGAGCAGCTTGTGAATGACCGAGATGGTTTCCCCGACCTCCAGGGAGATCTCGTCCCTCTGCTCCGCCTTGTAGGCTTTATGGGTGACGAACATTTCTCCTGCAGcgacgcacacaaaaacactgtgaaagactgaaactatatatatatttaaatcaagACACAATGTGAGCGGCTTGCCTTCGTAGTCGGGCTCGCCTTCCTCGGCCTCCTCCGGGCCGTCCAGGGGCTCCAGGTAGGAGGCAGGGATCCAACCCCGTTTGGACTCTCCCTGGCAGAACCACCAACCTGAAGGCAACAGCTCAAACACTCGTTTATGAAACACGACCAGATGTTCACGTTAAAGTCACCACGAGGAACTCTCATGCTGTTGAttctggcggtccctgtggacagaCGCGGTAGTGTTCCAGAAAACTCAAGTTtctgtaactttaaatatgactgggggggggggacacgtaTTTATTCTGACTCTCAAATTAcagaaataacaacaaatattcAGAGATGAACTCTTCTCACCGTTCTGGTTCTTCTCCACGATCTCCACCAGGTCTCCGGTGTGCAGGTCGATCTCGTGTTTGGACGTCTTGGTGAAGTCTGCGATCACTCGGTAGGTGTCCAAGAGGATGGGGCCAGAAATCTCTGaaaggtcaaataaatatatatataaatatatatatttatatatacttataaatatatatattatatatatatatatatattttttaaatatatatatatatatgtatttatatatattgatttataaatatatttataaatataaatcaatatatttatttatatatatatatataaatatatatattattttcttcaTAGTGCTTTTGATATAAAGCATTAAAAAAGCATCAAGcatatgaaacaaacaaaacagaaaaacatgacAACCCGTCAATCATTattatgaaaaacacattaacagaTTTTTAGGATTTAAAAgtgttaaaatgtataatttcaacacaataaaaacagtcGTTTAGTATTTAGTGGATTTAAAAGATGAATCCTATACCAGAAGCGTTTCCTCTGGCCAACTCTCTGGAAACCACGAACGTCTCGTTCCTCTTCAGcctgaagattaaaaaaaataataattctgttTTAATTTCTCAGTTTCTCTCTTATCATCAGTTTGAGGATCTCTGCGGCGCGAGGGAACCGACGTGTTGGGGGCGGGCGGGTTCTCGTCCTCCGGCCGGACGCGCAGGAAGCGGCCGAGCTGCCGGCAGCGGGCGATGTGAGGCGGCAGCCCGGTGAGCGAGTGCAGGTACTCGGCCAGCGTGCTCTGCCGGGTCTCTGGAGACTTCTGGCTGAGCGGCCAGCGCCACGCTGAGGACAGGTGGTTGTtttaacagcagcaacaacaacaacaacaacaacaacaacacaaggacGGATTTTTTTAGATTCTGCAGACTTGGGTGTGAAATCTAAATTTTCTTTTAACAGACATTaagttaaatatatacattaaaaaggCAGCTCAAAATGCATTGAAGTATATCCACATTTGTGATataataaagcaaaaataatcaTAAAGACTAGAGAGAGCAttatttgttgttcttctcgtttaaaacaaacaaacaatagacATCATAAAGaaagtggaaaaacaaaaaaagtgtatcTGGagctttaaattgttttttttaaagacatttaacaAAGTAGACGACTTTATATCCGAGTGATTTCTGTATTTAATGCTGTAATGAAATGAACTTTAAGATTTCACTACAGTAAAATGTACTAAAAGTATTTgcagttatattattatatatatttttatttaatattctgttggatgttttaaaacatttcccTTTGAGACGTCGTCAGAAGTATAAAACACAGTTTAAATACTTTTAACTACTTTCAGGAAGTTTCCAGAGTTTCCGTTGCATCAGAATCGTGGTTTCGTCTCCACATTGCAACACGTTCAGTTTCAACGTCCACGAAGGAGGAAACGGTTCTGTCATAAGACCTGAACCCCTGAAGACCTGAACCCCTGAAGACCTGAACCCCTGAAGACCTGAACccctgaagacctgaacacctgagTCCCTGAAGACCTGAACCCCTGAAGACCTGAATGCCTGAAGACCTGAACCCCTGAAGACCTGAACccctgaagacctgaacacctgagTCCCTGAAGACCTGAACCCCTGAAGACCTGAATGCCTGAAGACCTGAATACCTGAATACCTGAATGCCTGAAGACCTGAAggcctgaagacctgaagacctgaacgCCTGAACGCCTGAAcccctgaagacctgaagacttGAAtgcctgaagacctgaagacctgagTCCCTGAAGACCTGAATGCCTGAAGACCTGAATACCTGAGTCCCTGAAGACCTGAACCCCTGAAGACCTGAACGCCTGAAGACCTGAACGCCTGAAGACCTGAACCCCTGAAGACCTGAACGCCTGAAGACCTGAACCCCTGAAGACCTGAACGCCTGAAGACCTGAACAGGAACAGAAAACCgctcactttttttatttttatgacacctgtttgtcataaaaaaaagaaaaaaagtgaaagcaGAATTACGAAGTCCATGGAACAGATTTCACTTCCTCTAATGTCTGTGTGTTAATGATGGAGCTGGAATCAGGacgtggttagcctagcttagcataaagactggaagagagggggggggggggggggggggggggggagctcgcATAGTTCTCTGGTTTCTTTGGGAaatcataaacaacaacaaaaaccctttttttattgcggttgtacccccccccccccccccccccccccccccccccccccccccccacacacacacacacacacacacacacacacacacacacacacattttgaaatcaGTGAGTTGCAGCTTTGTCTTTTGCTTCAACGAATCCTAAAAAAGAGAAGTGGATTCAGCCGCATGTGTAAAATAAGCTCAGGTGCTTCCTGAAAGAACATTACAGCGTTCAGAGTTTTCACAACAACACGAAAAGATCCTTAAAATGTCTCCCGTGGCTACTCCACATTTATAATgataatatcattattattaataataataataataataataatgagttgtGTTTTAGTAGACTGTGATGCAATGAGTCACTAATAACCTTATTTGtgcagctttttaaaacaaacatactAAAGTTAAGCAGCAGGAACACAAAACAGCTTAAATgtggtcattattattattataatcatgattattattattattattacctggtAATGACGGGATGattctgtcctttttttctatCTCACCAGACTCGATGGGAAACATCTCCTTCAGTAATTTCTGCGAACCAACAGcacgtttgtgtttgttttttcttaacGTCAAACAAGcgtttatttgtattacttatTGTTGCGTAGCGCGAGTCAGAAGGGAGCTCACGTGGAAGGTGTAGATCTCCGGATACGTCCTGTAGATCAGCTTCTCCGACAGGTCGCTCCACTTCACCATCAGCATGTACACCTGCAGACACGACGCCACCCGTTAACACGCCGGCAGGCTGCGGCGGCTTCAGGAGGAATCCTGGAGGTACTCACGTAGTGCTGACTCGGGTACGAGCGTTTCTCGAAGCCCAGCAGCTCGACGTGTCTGACGTAGGTCTCCTCCATGCTGAGCCGAGAggaaacactacacacacacaggcttatataccgtgtgtgtgtgtgtgtgtgtgtgtgtgtgtgtgtgtgtgtgtgtgtgtgtcagttccTCTTTACACGTCGACGAAAGTCCTTTAACTTCatcaaagaggaaaaagaaactaAATACTATTTCTTTCGCTCAACATCTGttgggatgatgatgatgatgaagataataataaataataatgagatCAACGCTGGTGGAAAGTAGCTGAGCACGTTTATTCAAGTACAAGTCTGAGGTTGAATATTCCTGATTTATTCTACTTTATGCTTCCACTCTTCATTTTAGAGGTAAACTGATGATGTAttagctgcaacattaaagtgatgaacacattaatccatcattaatataatacataataaaatgtatactATTCTGGGATTATActtgatgctaatacttttaAAAAGAGTACTTCTGCCCAGAGCATACCGGTTGACTCCAcgtggctctcaacatggcggccggAGGAGAAACtctgattcacacacacagagagccgtTAGACTTTACGCCTCCAAATCTTCACATAATAGTAGTTTGAGGACGTATTAAAGCTCTGaatgtgatttaaataaaaaatatcggaaaaaaataacaacttttCCATAAACACTCAAAACAGGCgacacatattttgtttttcgACTCTTATTCGCTTAAATTTTAtgacaaaggtcaaaggtcatctgTGTTTTTTGCGAGTGAAATACTTTTCACAGCACGACATACAGCCGTTAGTTTTGATATTAAGATCTTACATGACTGTACATACCTTATATGCATTGTATACACCTGGCATTtactcattttctttattattacattttcttacatttatttaattgtatttattgtgcatCTTTGCAtacacaatattaatattttttactctgtaaccttgtttgctgctgctactaccaAAGTTGAATGAATTAagtatctacctacctacctacctacccatctacctacctacactAAACATAATAATCTCGTAGAATATAACGTATTGTTAAAGATTGAACCTTTGTGACTTGAAATCCGTGTTTGTTGTTGATATTATTATCGATGTCGTCATACACCACAGGCCATATGTCTTTAACTTTCAAAAGCAGTTAACCTCAAGTTAAGATTCCCCCTCAGACGTTGCTCAAGAGTCCAGAGGGGGAAGCACAGAGTTGATCGAGTCTCTCTTGTCGCCGTGGCAACCGCTCTTCGAGTCACTCGTGTGGGTTTTCAAGCTCAATCTTGTGATTTACTAATCTTGTGATTTTTGGCAAACGggcaaaagaggaagaagaacgtCGTGAAAAAGGAAACCAACAATCTCACATGAATAAACTTCCTCCTTCACAGCGCTTAagctttttacacattttattacgTTATGACCTTTTTACAAGATGGATttaatccgtttttttttttttgtcaaaacacaaacagaatattttattattattaaaacgtGCAACTTAGACATGTAAATGCCTTCATGGAATAAATCTCAGGATGTCGAGTACTTGCattattaaacaaataattaaaaattccaaaaataatatatatatatatatatttatatatacacttttattattatatatatatatgtatatatatattttttatgttttatatttttttatatatatatatatatatataacaatatatattctgtattctgtgtgctgctgctgggacGTCTGTCACTCAAAGGAGGAAAACAGCGCCCCCAAAATCTCACTTGTGGCCAAAGATATATGACAGTCGTAACGATAAGAACTACCATAGAGAATGAATGGGAAAAGTTAAGGAAGTTAAGGACGTCTTACTATTCGGTACCTGAACGTTACACAGTCATCAGTTTCCGCCATACCCCGAAGTGACAGAGTGGAAGCATTATAGTTCGTACCTGAACGCATCTTTGTCATcagtttccgtagtgtagtggttatcacgttcgcctcacacgcgaaaggtccccggTTCGAGACCGGgcggaaacatttttttttttcacaatttgtccacttaaaatattgatgAAAATGATGGTGGCCAAAGATATATGACAGTCGTAACGATAAGAACTACCTTAGAGAATGAATGGGAAAAGTTAAGGAAGTTAAATCTTACTATTCTCGGTCTCCGTTCGAGGCCTGGAAGAAACGTCAGGACAGTTTTTAGCGAAGACatctttttataaatgaaggaagttgtttgtggtccttttgttgttcagacctacaataaacatacatttaaccAGCTGGTGAATCAGGAATACAAATCGAATATAtaacttgagtttaatctgtgatctgTCTTCACTCGGCTATGAAATGATGACATTTCACCAATAGTCAGCTTTTTTTATGTGTCAAACTTTGATGTGGGATAAATACTCTTTCTTCCATAAGTAGTATTTTAGGACATAATACTTCTGAGACTACTTGTAGAAATACTATGAAGGACATATATTATGTACTCTATTGTTTTTCATAACTTACTTGAAACAATGAGCCGGACTCACGTGTGACTGTGTGTCCTAAAAAGAGCCGATAAGACGCTGCGCGAGGCTCAGGTCGTGgactgtgttctgtgtgctgctgctgggacGCCTGTCACTCAAAAGGGGGGAAACGGGGTCTCTTTCCTTTGTATCCAACGGGAGAAACAGCGCCCCCAAAATCTCACTTGTGGCCAAAGATATATGACAGTCGTAACGATAAGAACTACCATAGAGAATGAATGGGAAAAGTTAAGGAAGTTAATTCTTACTATTTTCGGCACCCAGCTAAAGCGCTGCACAACGCCAACAAAAACGtggtccctgaacgcaccaaTTTGTCCACTCAAAATATTGATGAAAATGATGGTAGcatgttttcagttgatttaatggtgtaaaactactacttatactaataaagacacagttatccaAGGGGAGAAACAGCGCCCCCAAAATCGCACTTGTGGCCAAAGATATATGACAGTCGTAACGATAAGAACTACCTTAGAGAATGAATGGGAAAAGTTAAGGAAGTTAAGCTTACTATGGGGCGGAAACGTCTATTGTGTTGAAAGTCCGATGTATTGTATTGGTTGTCTTTAAAACCGTTGTGTACCTACACGCAGACGTTAAAGTATCAATACATTAATCAATGCagttatacaaataataattcataccGGAATACGTTTATAAAAGAAGAAATTGACACATgcagaaaataacaacaataaaactaaCTATTTaagtcaataaataaagttagATTTGAATCTTGCTCTTTGAAACTGTCCCCCCGCTTATCAATAGTTGTTCAAGTGAACATTTATtagataaatacaataaatagttTGTACACCATACCCCCATGGAGACAAGGTGGAGTAGGTATTTGATTGTACCTGAACGCAGCTCCGTCATcagtttccgtagtgtagtggttatcacgttcgcctcacacgcgaaaggtccccggTTCGAGACCGGGCGGAAACatgtttttcgtttttttttactACCAGTGAGGAAGACGACagctccacaaccgctgagagtcctggaagaggatgtggacttggtggaggatgtggacttggtggaagacgatgtggacatggtggaagaggatgtggacttggcggaagaggatgtggacttggtggaggatgtggaggaggatgtggacatggtggaagaggatgtggaggaggatgtggacttggtggaagaggaggatgtggacttggtggaggatgtggaggaggatgtggacatggtggaagaggatgtggaggaggatgtggacttggtggaagaggatgtggacatggtggaagaggatgtggacttgctggaggaggatgtggacttggtggAAGAGGATGTGGTCTTGGTGGAAgaggatgtggacttggtggaggaggatgtggacttggtggaggaggatgtggacttggtggaagaggatgtggacatggtggaggaggatgtggacttggtggaggaggatgtggacttggtggaggaggatgtggacatggtggaggatgtggacttggtggaggaggatgtggacttaGTAGAAgaggatgtggacttggtggaggaggatgtggacttggtggaggaggatgtggacttagtagaagaggatgtggacatggtggaggatgtggacttggtggaggaggatgtgaactTAGTagaagaggatgtggacatggtggaggaggatattGGAgaaccctctccaccacctactgcagggacagcggagcacgttctccaacagactgtcACTAgcacagatacaggagaacccATTtgatactttagatacactgtatacatttaatttaatattgttttcatttcctttattattatttaaattcttaaatgtaatatgccctgctattttaatTTAGACATTAACAGATGTTAAGGAAACATTATCCACAATACAGACGTTTATCAAATATCTCTACTTATTCTCGTGCactaattatatttataaaagttaaataataattacaatatatGTAAGATAACAGTATTAAACTGTGATCTACAGAGTGGTCGTCCATTTACCTTTCGGGGGAAACCCGATCCCCGATCCTTTTTCATCATCGCAGTGAAGTCCTCGCTGGTCACTCGTGATTATTTATCCCCCCTTTTCAGGTAAATTGGTGATTATTGTTACTTTGGAGTTGAGTTTTGACGACGATATCGAAGTAAAGTACTCGAAGAAAAGCGTCACTGTCGGAGCTACTATTTTTGTTTATCACTGgactatttaaattaaattctgaaacttttttttaggGTATAATTGactaaataatttaatttaatgtattgcTTGTGTCGGGAGTATAAGGGCAGCCGCGGCTTTTCTCTCggacattaattaatttgattacatgaatatatatggTGTTGTATGCAACAAACTGTATGccttttgtttatatatatatatatatatatatatatatatatatgatattctGACATTAGTGAGGCAGTGTCATATATTTAATGGCCACAAATGGGATTTTGTCTCGAGTGCCAGGCccacagaataaaaaaacacagcctGTCGCCAATTATGTGAAACCAGGTAGTGGATTTTGAGTCTTC from Cyclopterus lumpus isolate fCycLum1 chromosome 14, fCycLum1.pri, whole genome shotgun sequence encodes the following:
- the ncf1 gene encoding neutrophil cytosol factor 1 isoform X2, with amino-acid sequence MEETYVRHVELLGFEKRSYPSQHYVYMLMVKWSDLSEKLIYRTYPEIYTFHKLLKEMFPIESGEIEKKDRIIPSLPAWRWPLSQKSPETRQSTLAEYLHSLTGLPPHIARCRQLGRFLRVRPEDENPPAPNTLKRNETFVVSRELARGNASEISGPILLDTYRVIADFTKTSKHEIDLHTGDLVEIVEKNQNGWWFCQGESKRGWIPASYLEPLDGPEEAEEGEPDYEGEMFVTHKAYKAEQRDEISLEVGETISVIHKLLDGWWVVRKGEQTGHFPSMFLHRAGRQEVHEAERTTLQGRRPPPRRSTIRNAKSIHSRARQRLSQDSYRRNSRRYLQQRGAGSTKEAAEAPLRERKNQDNVPETSDSSSESEPRKEAPVIPPRPSPELIQERCSDNTRNKVSVHRANR
- the ncf1 gene encoding neutrophil cytosol factor 1 isoform X1, translated to MEETYVRHVELLGFEKRSYPSQHYVYMLMVKWSDLSEKLIYRTYPEIYTFHKLLKEMFPIESGEIEKKDRIIPSLPAWRWPLSQKSPETRQSTLAEYLHSLTGLPPHIARCRQLGRFLRVRPEDENPPAPNTLKRNETFVVSRELARGNASEISGPILLDTYRVIADFTKTSKHEIDLHTGDLVEIVEKNQNGTARINSMRVPRGDFNVNIWSCFINECLSCCLQVGGSARESPNGVGSLPPTWSPWTARRRPRKASPTTKEKCSSPIKPTRRSRGTRSPWRSGKPSRSFTSCSTAGGSSGKESRPVTSPPCSCTGPAGRRSTKRSGPPCRDADRRRAEFICFHDDLTLHRNKRIPVDVPHLSPRLRSTIRNAKSIHSRARQRLSQDSYRRNSRRYLQQRGAGSTKEAAEAPLRERKNQDNVPETSDSSSESEPRKEAPVIPPRPSPELIQERCSDNTRNKVSVHRANR
- the ncf1 gene encoding neutrophil cytosol factor 1 isoform X3, with the translated sequence MEETYVRHVELLGFEKRSYPSQHYVYMLMVKWSDLSEKLIYRTYPEIYTFHKLLKEMFPIESGEIEKKDRIIPSLPAWRWPLSQKSPETRQSTLAEYLHSLTGLPPHIARCRQLGRFLRVRPEDENPPAPNTLKRNETFVVSRELARGNASEISGPILLDTYRVIADFTKTSKHEIDLHTGDLVEIVEKNQNGTARINSMRVPRGDFNVNIWSCFINECLSCCLQVGGSARESPNGVGSLPPTWSPWTARRRPRKASPTTKEKCSSPIKPTRRSRGTRSPWRSGKPSRSFTSCSTAGGSSGKESRPVTSPPCSCTGPAGRRSTKRSGPPCRDADRRRAGPPSETPRASTAGRASGSARTATAGTAGATSSSAAPGAPRRPPRRR